One region of Bacteroidota bacterium genomic DNA includes:
- a CDS encoding alpha/beta hydrolase: MKYFLIVILSLLSIMNTSAHPKYFTTNIGRITVYIKENTSDKVPIIFLHGVYFDHRLWDSQIQEINDRTLISVDMPLHGNSRKNIKANWTITDCSNMLIEILDSLKISKVIAIGHSWGSMTILRAAYKHPERFASIGLCNMPFQAASKKQKTTFGLQHSMLVFRNFYTKQAAKALFGKLSLKENASLIIQLQRPMSILSNKQIKQIDKVVILDAVDATDLIKTLKVKAIALKGEEDYVPTPP; the protein is encoded by the coding sequence ATGAAATATTTTCTCATTGTAATCCTTTCTCTATTATCAATTATGAATACATCTGCACATCCAAAATATTTTACTACAAATATCGGGCGTATAACCGTTTATATAAAAGAAAACACTTCAGATAAAGTGCCAATTATCTTTCTTCACGGTGTATACTTTGACCATCGCTTATGGGACAGCCAAATTCAAGAAATAAATGACCGCACCTTAATATCTGTTGACATGCCTTTGCATGGAAATAGCCGAAAGAACATAAAAGCGAATTGGACTATTACCGACTGCTCAAATATGCTAATTGAGATTTTAGATAGCTTGAAAATCTCCAAGGTCATTGCTATTGGTCACTCCTGGGGTAGTATGACTATTTTGAGAGCAGCATACAAACATCCAGAACGTTTTGCATCAATAGGGTTATGTAATATGCCGTTTCAAGCAGCTTCAAAAAAGCAAAAGACGACCTTTGGACTGCAACATTCCATGTTAGTGTTCAGAAATTTTTATACAAAACAAGCTGCAAAGGCCTTATTTGGCAAGTTATCATTGAAAGAAAATGCATCATTGATAATTCAACTCCAACGCCCAATGAGTATTTTATCAAATAAGCAAATTAAGCAAATCGACAAAGTTGTTATTTTAGACGCTGTTGATGCAACGGATTTAATCAAAACACTAAAAGTTAAGGCCATAGCTTTAAAAGGGGAAGAGGACTATGTGCCGACACCACCCTAA
- a CDS encoding NAD(P)H-binding protein, with product MKIVIFGASGFSGQAILKKALSQNHQVTILVRDKNSIQLENENLTIVEGNVLDRNTVNTILQNQDAVIQCLGVGGKGDGKPTTFISDATKIIVDEMEKTNIKRLITMSNVGAGNSVSFQPWFFNKIILPYFMKWLKVIIDDKNRMEPIIMNSQLDWTIVRCSNIVDKPTKENSKATLDGKDLTLSITLGDMAAFIVEQITDKTFSKQAPSISN from the coding sequence ATGAAAATAGTAATCTTTGGAGCCAGCGGCTTTTCTGGTCAGGCAATTCTAAAAAAAGCTTTATCACAAAATCATCAGGTAACCATTCTAGTCCGAGATAAAAATTCCATTCAACTTGAAAATGAAAATCTCACAATAGTTGAAGGAAATGTGCTTGACAGAAATACTGTTAACACAATCTTACAAAATCAAGATGCGGTAATTCAATGTTTAGGTGTTGGTGGCAAAGGCGATGGAAAACCTACCACTTTTATCTCTGATGCTACTAAAATCATAGTCGATGAAATGGAGAAAACCAATATAAAAAGACTTATAACGATGAGCAATGTTGGTGCTGGTAATAGTGTGTCTTTTCAGCCTTGGTTCTTCAACAAAATTATACTCCCATATTTCATGAAATGGCTGAAAGTAATCATTGATGATAAGAACCGTATGGAGCCGATAATAATGAATAGCCAATTGGACTGGACCATTGTTCGATGCTCAAATATTGTTGATAAACCTACGAAAGAAAACAGCAAAGCAACTCTTGATGGTAAAGATTTAACGCTATCAATAACATTAGGAGATATGGCAGCTTTCATTGTTGAGCAAATTACAGATAAAACATTTTCAAAACAAGCTCCTTCAATTAGCAACTAA
- a CDS encoding Crp/Fnr family transcriptional regulator: MKQAIKTYLNSVKTLCPKVTNAELNYLESGLTISELKSKHFYIHANTIQKEIGFIFSGLLRAYYIDNNGNEISVNFIREKRYATHYSAFITQVPSKYYFQCIEPSVIVNLSYKHIQEGYEQFPILERYGRLVAEEVLKLQQKRIESFLFENAESRYLEFIQESPDLFNRVSLSHLSSYLGIERQSLTRIRKKLAHHSF, encoded by the coding sequence TTGAAACAAGCTATTAAGACATACTTAAACTCGGTTAAGACACTTTGCCCAAAAGTGACAAATGCTGAATTAAATTATCTTGAAAGTGGCTTGACTATTTCTGAATTAAAATCCAAGCATTTTTACATTCACGCAAATACAATTCAGAAGGAAATTGGGTTTATATTTTCTGGCTTATTGCGTGCCTATTATATTGACAATAATGGCAATGAAATTTCGGTAAACTTTATCAGGGAAAAGAGGTATGCAACCCATTATTCTGCGTTCATTACCCAAGTACCGAGCAAATATTATTTTCAGTGCATTGAACCGAGTGTAATTGTTAATCTCTCATATAAACACATTCAAGAAGGTTACGAACAGTTTCCGATTTTGGAAAGATATGGCAGATTGGTTGCAGAAGAAGTTTTGAAGTTGCAACAAAAAAGGATTGAAAGCTTTCTTTTCGAAAATGCAGAAAGCAGATATCTTGAATTTATTCAAGAAAGCCCTGATTTGTTCAATAGAGTTTCCTTATCTCACTTGTCATCTTACCTCGGTATCGAGAGACAATCATTAACACGAATAAGAAAAAAATTGGCTCACCATTCATTTTGA
- a CDS encoding VOC family protein: MTNILNWFEIPVTNMERALQFYETVLSIKFKRQQTLGYDMALFPTETNMVTGALICGEGYKPTVHGSLIYLNANPDLNITLSKVENNGGQVLVSKTLIDAQSGYFAFILDTEGNKVALHSNQ; this comes from the coding sequence ATGACTAATATACTTAACTGGTTTGAGATTCCTGTTACAAATATGGAAAGAGCTCTGCAATTTTATGAAACTGTTTTATCTATCAAATTTAAGCGTCAACAAACACTAGGCTATGATATGGCGCTTTTTCCAACTGAAACCAATATGGTAACTGGAGCGCTAATTTGCGGTGAAGGATACAAGCCTACTGTGCATGGAAGTCTAATCTATTTAAATGCAAATCCAGATTTAAATATAACGCTTTCTAAAGTTGAAAATAATGGAGGCCAGGTATTGGTTTCTAAAACTTTAATAGATGCTCAAAGCGGTTATTTTGCGTTTATTTTAGATACCGAAGGCAACAAGGTTGCCTTACATTCTAACCAGTAG
- a CDS encoding fibronectin type III domain-containing protein translates to MKNVLLTIFSVLIMVQIGNSQCTNTNATTCQCLQANSTDCDLLPDIIVGKPPLLTSGSYGIIEYAYNDSTIEKGRLRVSVSTPNIGRGPLDVRTDSVFVCGTDTIVGTPPAICPNTNLPPNILVKQWIYHKNGNVMTKIQKEAGTMTYHAGHGHMHVDEWGHYTLRKATSNPDPLTWPIVGYGQKLAFCLMDFGTCQTFLGHCVDSNGNTLGNANFPNLGLGGGNFTCNATRQGISSGYTDIYYQYLGGMYIQLDSLLCNGTYWIVVEIDPLNYFTEENEVNNVLAVPYTLTKQRPGITINATGGQSMCVGQQANLSASGAADYTWSPSTGLNQTTGSSVIASPNTTTTYTVVGNGQGAGCSDTKTVTVTITNTATIGVTGNTSVCNNVPVTISANGGSTYTWAPSTGLSATTGTSVTANPSSTTTYTVTGTTSNGCTGTTTVKVTKGNNPTINLTNSTAVCKGTSVTLTASGASTYSWSPSTGLSSISGSTVLANPENTTIYTVTGTNAAGCTATKSVTLTINPIPVINYEPLATSYINTITAVALIATPPGGVFQGIGVSGNTFSPNVAGVGGPYYLSYSVTNQFGCQAAAVRSTSVVYSCLKPTGVTVNNITSNSAQVNWNSASTAATFKIRYKVSSASVWTTKTTPGIPYVTSYNLTGLSPSTTYNVTVRPGCSGTGITSVKRTFTTNASKNGLNIFDNNEDDAVLEIMPNPNSGEFNISFYTDLAGDGDIRITDLTGRLLSSEKIAVVEGENNLWYQMSSYGPGIYFIELTFDNQKYSAKVVLN, encoded by the coding sequence ATGAAAAACGTTTTACTTACAATTTTTTCTGTATTAATAATGGTACAAATAGGCAATAGTCAGTGCACCAATACGAATGCAACAACATGCCAATGTTTGCAGGCAAACTCAACCGACTGCGATTTATTGCCAGATATTATTGTTGGTAAGCCACCATTGCTTACAAGTGGCTCCTATGGAATAATTGAATACGCATACAACGATAGCACAATTGAAAAAGGTCGTTTGCGTGTATCGGTTTCTACACCTAATATTGGGCGTGGTCCACTAGATGTGCGAACGGATAGTGTATTTGTTTGCGGAACGGATACAATTGTTGGCACACCTCCCGCTATTTGTCCTAATACAAATTTACCTCCTAATATTTTAGTTAAGCAATGGATTTATCATAAGAATGGAAATGTGATGACTAAAATACAAAAGGAAGCAGGAACTATGACCTACCATGCCGGTCATGGACATATGCATGTAGATGAGTGGGGACATTATACATTGCGAAAAGCCACATCAAACCCTGATCCCCTCACCTGGCCTATAGTTGGTTATGGACAAAAGCTCGCCTTTTGCCTGATGGATTTTGGCACTTGTCAAACATTTCTGGGACATTGCGTAGATAGTAATGGAAATACATTAGGCAATGCTAATTTCCCAAATCTGGGACTTGGTGGCGGTAACTTTACTTGCAATGCAACCCGACAAGGTATATCTTCCGGTTATACCGACATCTACTATCAGTATTTAGGTGGAATGTATATTCAATTGGACAGTTTATTATGCAATGGCACCTATTGGATAGTGGTAGAGATAGACCCGCTAAATTATTTTACCGAAGAGAACGAAGTAAACAATGTGTTGGCAGTACCTTACACCTTAACCAAACAACGTCCAGGTATAACTATTAATGCCACAGGCGGCCAAAGTATGTGTGTAGGACAACAGGCAAATTTAAGCGCAAGTGGAGCAGCAGATTATACGTGGTCGCCTTCAACCGGCTTAAATCAAACTACTGGTTCATCGGTAATAGCATCTCCTAACACAACAACAACCTATACTGTTGTAGGCAATGGTCAAGGCGCAGGTTGCAGTGATACCAAAACAGTAACTGTAACTATCACTAATACGGCTACTATAGGCGTAACAGGCAATACATCAGTGTGTAATAATGTACCGGTAACTATAAGTGCAAATGGCGGGAGTACATACACATGGGCTCCATCAACCGGCTTAAGTGCCACCACAGGGACAAGTGTTACTGCTAACCCATCAAGCACTACAACATATACCGTTACCGGAACAACCTCTAATGGATGCACCGGAACCACAACGGTTAAAGTAACTAAAGGAAACAATCCTACTATTAATCTCACTAATAGCACAGCAGTTTGCAAGGGTACATCAGTTACCTTAACAGCCTCCGGTGCAAGTACTTATAGTTGGTCACCCAGTACCGGCCTTTCTTCAATATCAGGCTCAACGGTATTAGCCAATCCAGAAAACACAACTATATATACTGTAACCGGAACCAATGCAGCCGGATGCACAGCCACCAAATCAGTTACCTTAACTATAAATCCGATACCTGTAATTAACTATGAACCTCTGGCTACGTCCTATATAAATACCATTACAGCAGTTGCATTGATTGCCACACCGCCAGGTGGTGTATTTCAAGGTATAGGTGTTTCAGGAAATACATTTAGCCCCAATGTTGCCGGTGTTGGTGGTCCTTACTACCTTTCGTATTCGGTTACTAATCAATTTGGTTGTCAGGCTGCAGCAGTGCGCTCAACATCTGTTGTTTATTCTTGCCTTAAGCCAACTGGTGTTACGGTAAATAATATAACAAGCAATTCAGCGCAAGTTAATTGGAACAGCGCCAGTACTGCTGCAACTTTTAAAATAAGATACAAAGTTTCTAGTGCTTCTGTGTGGACAACAAAGACAACCCCAGGCATTCCTTATGTTACTAGTTATAACCTAACTGGTCTTTCGCCTTCTACAACGTATAATGTTACCGTTAGACCTGGTTGCTCGGGTACTGGCATTACTAGTGTTAAAAGAACTTTTACCACCAATGCCAGCAAAAATGGCTTAAATATTTTTGACAATAATGAGGATGATGCTGTGCTCGAAATAATGCCAAATCCAAATTCGGGTGAATTCAATATTTCATTCTATACTGACCTTGCAGGTGATGGTGATATTCGTATTACGGATCTTACCGGACGTCTTTTATCGTCTGAAAAAATTGCCGTAGTTGAGGGTGAAAACAATTTATGGTATCAAATGTCAAGCTATGGGCCTGGAATTTATTTTATTGAACTAACTTTTGATAATCAAAAGTATAGTGCTAAAGTGGTGCTCAATTAA
- a CDS encoding ABC transporter substrate-binding protein — protein MPTFTDQTLRSIYLPSTPQRIVSCVPSQTELLFDLGLGDRLVGTTKFCIHPPESLNKVMIGGTKNLNIDKIFTLNPDLIIGNKEENDKNQIELLEKNFPVWISDVKTLADAYAMITSIGAITNTSNVAQLIAKRIVALYSNFSVQGSPLRVAYLIWHNPIMTVGHDTFINEIIKIAGFVNCFEHKTRYPTLSVEELSQAKPDLIFLSSEPFPFSQKHVDIFQKQFPATCVKLVNGEFFSWYGTRLIGAYDYLQNLSTHIYKR, from the coding sequence ATGCCAACGTTTACCGACCAAACATTAAGATCCATTTATTTACCATCAACACCGCAAAGAATTGTTTCGTGTGTTCCATCACAAACCGAATTGCTGTTCGATTTGGGTTTGGGCGATCGTTTAGTTGGTACAACAAAGTTTTGTATTCATCCTCCCGAAAGCCTAAACAAAGTTATGATAGGAGGAACTAAAAATCTTAATATTGATAAAATATTTACATTAAACCCGGATTTGATTATTGGCAACAAAGAGGAAAATGATAAAAACCAGATTGAGTTACTTGAAAAAAATTTTCCTGTTTGGATAAGTGATGTTAAAACACTTGCCGATGCATATGCCATGATTACTAGTATTGGAGCAATTACAAACACATCCAATGTAGCACAATTAATAGCTAAAAGAATTGTTGCGCTATATTCAAACTTTTCTGTGCAGGGGTCTCCGTTGCGTGTTGCTTATCTTATTTGGCATAATCCGATAATGACGGTAGGTCATGATACGTTTATTAATGAGATCATTAAGATTGCCGGATTTGTCAATTGTTTTGAACATAAAACAAGGTATCCAACACTATCTGTTGAGGAATTAAGTCAGGCAAAACCTGATTTAATTTTTCTATCAAGCGAACCATTTCCCTTTTCACAAAAACACGTGGATATTTTTCAGAAACAATTTCCAGCAACTTGTGTAAAATTAGTTAACGGAGAGTTTTTTAGCTGGTATGGAACACGGCTTATTGGAGCGTATGATTACTTACAAAATCTTAGCACTCATATCTATAAAAGATAG
- a CDS encoding DUF58 domain-containing protein, whose amino-acid sequence MPVNQFEIQHLSHLELLARQVVEGFITGLHKSPFHGFSVEFAEHRLYNTGESTRHIDWKLYGKTDKLFVKRYEEETNLRCHLIVDNSASMHFPEYDKKNPSRLNKIAFSAHCAAVIMYMLKMQRDAVGLSIFSDKVDVNTQAKSTTVHHKLLYNYLDQAMDQTPKVEGKTAAAGALHEIADSIHKRSLVVIFSDMFENISSSDDLFNALQHLMYNKHEVVLFHVTDKARELDFNFENRPYEFIDVETGERVKVHSNQVKEHYLENIRKFKKELDLKCAQYKIDLYEADVALGYQQVLMPYFIKRSKMH is encoded by the coding sequence ATGCCAGTTAATCAATTTGAAATACAACATTTAAGCCACTTGGAGTTACTGGCTCGTCAAGTGGTAGAAGGTTTTATAACCGGACTTCACAAGTCTCCTTTTCATGGATTCTCGGTTGAGTTTGCCGAACACAGGTTGTATAATACGGGCGAATCAACCCGTCACATCGATTGGAAATTATATGGCAAGACCGATAAGCTTTTTGTAAAGCGCTACGAAGAGGAAACAAATCTCAGATGCCATCTTATTGTTGACAATAGTGCATCTATGCACTTTCCCGAGTATGATAAAAAGAATCCTTCCAGACTTAATAAGATTGCTTTTTCGGCACATTGTGCTGCGGTTATCATGTACATGCTTAAGATGCAACGCGATGCTGTTGGCCTTAGCATTTTTAGCGATAAAGTGGATGTAAATACACAGGCTAAATCAACTACCGTACATCATAAATTGTTATACAATTATCTTGATCAGGCAATGGATCAAACACCAAAGGTTGAAGGCAAGACTGCTGCTGCGGGTGCATTACACGAAATTGCCGATAGTATTCACAAACGTTCGCTTGTAGTTATTTTTAGTGATATGTTTGAGAATATAAGTAGCAGCGATGACTTGTTTAATGCGCTGCAACATCTCATGTACAACAAGCACGAAGTAGTATTATTTCATGTTACAGATAAAGCGCGCGAATTAGACTTCAATTTTGAAAATCGCCCCTACGAGTTTATTGATGTTGAAACCGGAGAGCGGGTTAAGGTTCATAGCAACCAAGTTAAGGAACATTACCTTGAAAATATTAGAAAATTCAAAAAGGAGCTTGACCTTAAATGTGCTCAATATAAAATAGATTTATATGAAGCTGATGTGGCTTTGGGATATCAACAGGTATTGATGCCTTACTTTATCAAGCGAAGCAAAATGCATTGA
- the trxA gene encoding thioredoxin, giving the protein MALELTDANFDELVIKSDKPVLVDFWAEWCGPCRMVGPFVEELAKDFEGKAVIGKLNVDQNSEVTMKYGIRNIPALLYFKNGEVVDKQVGAAPKAALATKLEALFSN; this is encoded by the coding sequence ATGGCATTAGAACTAACAGACGCTAACTTTGATGAGTTAGTAATCAAATCAGACAAGCCGGTATTGGTAGACTTTTGGGCAGAATGGTGTGGACCTTGCCGCATGGTTGGCCCATTTGTAGAAGAACTGGCAAAGGACTTTGAAGGTAAAGCTGTAATTGGCAAATTAAATGTTGACCAAAATTCAGAAGTAACTATGAAATATGGAATTCGCAACATTCCTGCCTTACTATATTTTAAGAATGGTGAAGTGGTGGATAAGCAAGTAGGAGCAGCACCAAAGGCTGCGCTTGCAACCAAATTAGAGGCATTGTTTTCTAATTAA
- a CDS encoding DUF2809 domain-containing protein yields the protein MLNIRINYLLLAFILFLIELSIVLFIDDKIVRPYIGDFLVIFFLYCFFQSFHKFNSTKLSMGILVFSAVIEILQYFKLIYLLGWSDSFMAKIILGNKFCFKDIMLYVLAVVIILFVENRRTQKARSKRLTILM from the coding sequence ATGCTTAACATCCGAATCAACTACTTACTGCTTGCCTTTATTTTATTCTTAATTGAATTAAGTATTGTTCTTTTTATAGATGACAAAATAGTACGTCCGTACATAGGCGATTTTCTGGTTATTTTTTTCTTGTATTGTTTTTTTCAGTCGTTTCATAAGTTTAATTCAACAAAACTTAGTATGGGAATATTGGTGTTTAGTGCGGTAATAGAAATACTTCAGTATTTTAAGCTCATCTACCTGCTTGGTTGGAGTGATAGCTTTATGGCCAAAATAATTTTGGGCAATAAATTCTGTTTCAAGGATATTATGCTTTATGTTTTGGCAGTAGTCATAATTCTGTTTGTTGAAAACAGAAGAACGCAAAAGGCACGATCTAAAAGGCTTACCATACTTATGTAA
- a CDS encoding GNAT family N-acetyltransferase has translation MLSIERTTSSNSDFIELVKALDIELAIRDGADHEFFAQFNKIDHLNHVVVAYWESKPAGCGAFKPYQDGVAEIKRMFVYPDFRNKGIASAVLNNLSIWSKECGFKKLILETGINQPEAIQLYQKNDFVRTANYGQYIGVALSLCFEKNLS, from the coding sequence ATGCTTAGTATTGAAAGAACAACCAGTAGTAATTCCGATTTTATTGAATTGGTAAAGGCGCTTGACATAGAACTAGCCATACGCGATGGGGCAGACCATGAATTTTTTGCGCAGTTTAATAAAATAGATCACCTTAATCATGTTGTTGTTGCTTATTGGGAAAGTAAACCAGCAGGTTGTGGTGCATTTAAGCCCTATCAAGATGGCGTGGCTGAGATTAAACGCATGTTTGTGTATCCTGATTTTCGTAACAAAGGAATTGCAAGTGCAGTGCTCAACAACCTTTCTATATGGAGCAAAGAATGTGGTTTCAAAAAATTAATTCTTGAAACCGGAATCAATCAACCCGAAGCGATTCAACTGTATCAGAAGAATGACTTTGTACGTACCGCAAATTATGGCCAATACATTGGTGTAGCGTTAAGTCTTTGTTTTGAGAAAAATCTTAGTTGA
- a CDS encoding sigma-54-dependent Fis family transcriptional regulator: protein MAKILVIDDEKSIRNSLREILEYEGHTIDEAPDGLEGLKILEKTEYDVVLCDIKMPKMDGLELLEKLAEKNIGAQVVMISGHGNIDTAVEAIKKGAYDYVSKPLDLNRLLITLRNALDKSTLITETKTLKRKLGKSTTMIGESTAILKIKDIIEKVAPTDARVLITGGNGTGKELVARSIHEKSQRTAAPLVEVNCAAIPSELIESELFGHEKGSFTSAVKQRIGKFEQANNGTLFLDEIGDMSMSAQAKVLRALQEGKITRVGGEKEISVNVRVIAATNKDLKREIEQNNFREDLYHRLSVILIKVPTLSERKEDIGLLVDHFLKDISSDSSMPQRKFSPGAIKELQQMPWTGNIRELRNVVERLLILGDKIITEKDVQLFATFTN, encoded by the coding sequence ATGGCAAAGATTTTAGTTATAGATGATGAAAAAAGTATCCGCAATTCACTACGCGAAATTCTGGAATACGAAGGACATACCATAGACGAGGCTCCTGATGGGCTTGAAGGATTGAAAATTCTTGAAAAAACGGAATATGATGTGGTATTGTGCGATATTAAAATGCCAAAAATGGATGGTCTCGAACTGCTTGAAAAACTTGCCGAAAAAAATATTGGGGCGCAAGTGGTCATGATATCAGGACATGGCAACATTGATACTGCCGTTGAAGCTATAAAGAAGGGTGCATATGATTATGTTTCGAAACCATTGGACCTTAACAGACTACTCATTACCTTGCGTAATGCCTTGGATAAATCAACACTCATAACCGAAACCAAGACATTAAAGCGCAAGTTAGGCAAGAGTACCACCATGATTGGAGAGAGTACTGCTATCTTAAAAATAAAAGACATTATTGAGAAAGTAGCCCCCACCGATGCGCGTGTACTCATTACCGGTGGTAATGGCACGGGCAAGGAACTTGTTGCACGCAGTATTCACGAAAAAAGTCAACGTACTGCTGCACCCTTAGTTGAAGTTAACTGTGCCGCTATACCTTCTGAATTGATAGAGAGCGAATTGTTTGGACATGAGAAAGGCTCCTTTACAAGCGCTGTAAAACAGCGCATTGGCAAGTTTGAACAAGCCAACAATGGCACCCTATTTCTGGACGAAATAGGAGATATGAGTATGAGTGCACAGGCAAAAGTTTTGCGCGCACTTCAGGAAGGAAAGATTACCCGTGTAGGTGGCGAAAAAGAAATTTCGGTAAATGTGCGTGTAATAGCCGCCACCAATAAAGATTTGAAAAGGGAAATTGAACAGAATAACTTTCGCGAAGATCTTTATCACCGCCTCAGTGTGATATTGATAAAAGTACCCACGCTTTCGGAACGAAAGGAAGATATCGGATTGTTGGTTGATCACTTTTTAAAAGACATTAGCAGCGACTCATCCATGCCGCAACGCAAGTTTAGTCCCGGAGCCATTAAAGAATTACAACAAATGCCCTGGACAGGCAATATACGCGAGTTACGTAATGTGGTTGAACGACTATTGATACTAGGTGATAAAATCATTACCGAAAAAGATGTGCAATTATTTGCAACCTTTACCAATTGA
- a CDS encoding cobalamin-dependent protein (Presence of a B(12) (cobalamin)-binding domain implies dependence on cobalamin itself, in one of its several forms, or in some unusual lineages, dependence on a cobalamin-like analog.) → MNNKPLLTHAYFLSSDEREQSIMKPYAPLGILYIAAWLRKNGTDCDVYDSTFSTFEKLKSYIDENAPPVIGIYTNLMTRVNVIKIIKYLRSKPIAHQPKIILGGPEVRYHAAELLKVGADVIVIGEGEQTMLELCNHFIQGESSLGNITGIAYSNAGEIKNTPEREKFKSLDVLPHPARDKIDIQLYLDAWKNRHGENSISINTMRGCPYTCKWCSRAVYGQSYRRRSPQHVIDELQFLQKQYVFDAIWFVDDVFTISPKWLQEFHDLIVSNQIKINYECITRADRLSENMLALLKGSGCFRVWIGAESGSQNIIDNMDRRVQVGQVRTMIQEANKQGLQTGTFIMLGYPGETIDDIYETINHLKVANPDYYTLTVAYPIRGTELYNEVQSDFTTTFDWENQSDRDIDFKRMYPKGFYKHAIRLMYNEVQLYKDKLKGRSNLKLMKYKLKSLASRAGMQWYMLKKLA, encoded by the coding sequence ATGAATAACAAACCGCTCTTAACCCATGCTTATTTTTTGTCTTCGGATGAAAGGGAGCAGAGCATAATGAAACCATACGCACCACTCGGAATACTTTACATAGCCGCCTGGTTGCGCAAGAATGGAACAGATTGTGATGTGTATGACAGCACCTTTTCGACTTTCGAAAAACTCAAAAGTTATATAGATGAAAATGCTCCTCCGGTAATTGGTATATATACCAATCTGATGACTCGCGTTAATGTGATTAAAATAATTAAGTATTTACGCAGTAAACCAATAGCGCATCAACCTAAGATCATATTAGGAGGACCCGAAGTTCGCTATCATGCTGCTGAGTTGCTAAAGGTAGGTGCAGATGTAATTGTGATTGGCGAGGGTGAACAAACCATGCTTGAGCTTTGCAATCACTTTATACAGGGGGAAAGTAGTTTGGGAAATATTACAGGCATTGCCTATAGCAATGCCGGAGAAATTAAAAATACGCCCGAGCGCGAAAAGTTTAAAAGCCTGGATGTACTGCCGCATCCTGCACGAGATAAAATTGATATTCAATTATATCTTGATGCCTGGAAAAACAGGCATGGCGAAAATTCGATTTCTATAAACACCATGCGCGGTTGTCCTTATACCTGCAAGTGGTGCAGCAGGGCTGTATACGGTCAGAGTTACAGAAGACGTAGTCCTCAACATGTAATTGATGAGTTGCAGTTTTTACAAAAGCAATATGTTTTTGATGCTATTTGGTTTGTAGATGATGTGTTTACCATCAGCCCTAAATGGTTGCAGGAGTTTCATGATTTGATTGTAAGCAATCAAATAAAAATCAACTACGAATGTATAACACGTGCTGACCGATTAAGTGAAAATATGCTGGCCTTGTTAAAGGGCAGTGGTTGCTTTCGCGTTTGGATAGGGGCAGAGAGTGGCTCACAAAATATTATTGATAATATGGACCGAAGGGTGCAGGTAGGGCAGGTGCGCACTATGATACAAGAGGCAAACAAACAAGGATTACAAACCGGCACATTTATTATGTTAGGTTATCCGGGCGAAACTATTGATGATATTTATGAAACCATAAACCACTTAAAGGTTGCAAACCCTGACTATTACACGTTAACAGTAGCCTATCCCATTCGCGGCACCGAATTATATAATGAAGTGCAATCTGATTTTACTACAACCTTTGATTGGGAAAATCAAAGCGACCGTGACATTGATTTTAAGCGCATGTATCCAAAGGGTTTTTACAAGCATGCTATTCGTTTAATGTATAACGAAGTGCAACTATACAAAGACAAATTGAAGGGTAGGAGTAATCTGAAATTAATGAAATATAAACTCAAATCGCTAGCCTCAAGGGCAGGTATGCAATGGTATATGCTTAAGAAACTGGCTTAG